Genomic window (Drosophila ananassae strain 14024-0371.13 chromosome 3L, ASM1763931v2, whole genome shotgun sequence):
ATCGTCATCGTCGGTCAAGAAACTATAAAGCACGTCCACTTCGCCCGCCAGCCATCACCTTCGGCCCCTCTCCCAAAGCCAAAGGAGTCCATTTGGGATTAATAAAGTTGTCAACCCACGAAACTGGCGTGTGAAGCGCTCTTTGAAGCacacagaaaaataaaaaccacacCTGATAATaggaaaatttattttgataaaaatataaacattttttatagcTTTAAGAACTATTAAGAATGTTTATTCTATATTGAATctagaaaaaatttaaaatattgtttccTCTGACTTTTCTCCAAGTGTATAATCATTTTTTTGTCGTCAAGTACCCATTTTGCATTCCGAATTTAAGTGTTTAATTGAGAGCCCCGCATAACGGTAAACAAAACGAAGGCTAGGGAGTTCTCGACACACTACCCCCATGCCCACCTGTTATAGAACTTGTTTTATGAATGAAAAGCAGGATGCGAAAAGCTTGACTTCTCCCCAGAGCTTTTGGGGGCTTTTTGGGGGTCGTAGGCCATTGCGAAGCCTGAAAAGTGTGCTAAGCTTTGGTGCGAAAAACCCATTTTCATAGCACACATTTTCCATTCAGTTTGTTGTTCTCGCTGTGTGCGGTTTAAGTTTTTGATTTCACAAATTTCCACCCTTAATTGATCaattttatttggccaaagCAATTGCAGTATTATTTTAGACAGTAGACAACTTAGGAAACTCGTATTACGCGCTATATTGGTATTCATTAAGAGTGTAAGctaaaaaagtgaaaatggCATCATTTGGCAAAGCCAAAATTGAAGCCCCTGTGATATAAGGTACCCATTATGGCCATAAAAAGCTCAATTGCGAACAAATCCGAGCTTTGTTCCCGTTAGTCGCGAGATATCAGCTGACCCGAAGCAACAACAAAGCAGCTAAAAACGGACTAAGTTTCGCGCTAAAAATAACTAAAGTTCATGGTCAACGTCCTGTGGTAGAGTGGGCCAATTTCTTTTGGcaataataaagtttaaaatggCCCTGATACGTTGCTGCTTCGAACCGCCGGAATTACCCGAGTTCTTCGACAGTTTTGTGCAGAGATGCACGGATCCAAGTTGTAAGTATATGAGAATCcttaaaaatatagtttttttggataactattattatttttactaaaaaattttctttcaaattaaaataaaacggTTTCAATGAGGAATTTCTATAGTTAAGGGGAATCCTAGACTTCTAAACAAACTAAgtttaatcattttttatgaaatcctTTAAAAAAGTATCTCTCTAGCAATCCTTTTTATGGATTTCCCTTTTTAAACTCCCTTCTTTAACTAAATTAAAAGTTAAACCATAAAATATAAGCGGAATCTTTAGACATTTCGCTCATGCCTGATTCATGCATGAAAATTGTGAGTGGCGTTGCCAGATTGCCATTTAACTAACCGGTAAGGCAACGCCATAAACGGAATCAACATCTGGCATCACTAGACAAAGTTTCCTTGTATCACGATAAAGTCGAAGCGTTTTATTTATCTTATGCCGTGATAACGGCCCCGGGAAACAAATTACGTGTTAGCAGCGGACGCCGTCATGCCTGGTAAGCGTTTCAGGGGGCAGGTGATATAGGGACCGGAGCGTTCCGTGCCACGGACCATTGAGCGAATTGACCTCGACACCAACACACAAATAATATCAAAGCCATTGGCGAGGAATGACGACACTTTTCAAATCGATGGAGGAAAGGTTTTAAGGGCTGGGCAGGAAGGAGGAAGTGCGGAAACGATGAGCAGTCCAATCACTCAGCTTGGCACACATATGCACAGTCGCAAAGGGGGAGACGGACACGCGACTAAGGGCAATCCGCAGGGCCGTTGAGAGGGGGGGTCAGCCGGGTAATTTTCCCGGGGCCCGCAATGGACAGGGGCCCGGCAGCGGGGTCTAATGACCGGGGGGTCAGCGggacgaaaacgaaaaagggCCCGTGAGAAATCCATGCCCCGGGGCCCGACATGGCTTCTCGACGGCCCTGGCAATCCGAACAGCGAAACTATGGTCCGCGGAGCAATTATCGCGATAAGATTAAGCGGAAAATGGTGGTCGCACCCACACGACCTGAGCGATTTTCACAAGCTCACCACTCCGCCGGCGAGAGAGGTGGCGCCATGTTCACGTACCGCTGCCTCCGTGTCTGCCTGCCAAATCCCTCTAATCGCTGTGCCTTTCCTTGTGCCGTTCTAGGCTGCTGTGGGTGCTGCTCGGCCCTGAGGCCGCGCTACAAGCGCCTGGTCGACAACATCTTCCCCGTGAATCCGGAGGACGGTCTGGTGAAGTCCAACATGGAGAAACTAACCTTCTACTCGCTCAGCTCACCGGACAAGCTGGATCGAATTGGCGAATACTTGTACCAGAAGGCCACCAAGGACATCAACCGAAAGCGATACAAGTGAGTTTCCCACTTACCTAAGAATAACCTTTGAACTGTATTAAATCCTGTTCTTCCACAGGCTGGCTGAGATCGCCATGGAGGCCATGGACCTGCTGCTTCAGGCCTGCCATGCCCAGACCACTCTTAACCTCTTCGTGGAGTCGTTTCTTCGTATGGTACAGAAGCTGCTGGAGGACTCAAACCCTAATCTCAAGATTATGGCAACCAATTCGGTAAGATACTACTCACAAAAGCAAAAAGACTTTTCTCATACCTCCTGTCCTCTTCAGTTTGTTAAATTCGCCAACATCAATGAGGACACCCCTTCCTACCATCGCCGTTACGACTTCTTCATCTCGAAATTTTCGTCGATGTGCCACAGCGATGCGGCCAGTTTGCGGGACAGTCTGAGACTAGCTGGAATCAAGGGCCTGCAGGGAGTCATCCGGAAAACTGTGTCCGACGACCTGGTGGAGAACATTTGGGAGGCCCAGCACATGGAGAAGATTGTGCCCTCGCTGCTCTTCAATATGCAGGTTGGTATTGCGAGGATCTGGACTCGCCAAACCGATAGGAAATGTCTGTCCCATTGGCTGATTACTGAACTAATTTCGATGTATTTTGCATTTCGTTTTCGTGTATTTGTTAATGCAAACCAAACCCAAACTAACCACAACACAACCAACACACAACAATAACCAAACAGTTTTGTGTAAACGTTATGTTCGTGAAGAAAAATTTACTGGCGGTAATGATTCGAATTTTACCATTATATAAGCATAGTGAATGTTAATTAGAGCCTTACCCCCTTAATGTTACAGTCTAAACTAATGAGTTTTTTGTTTATCAACGCAGTCAGGTGATCTCACTCCCGTGGAAGACGCCACCAATGTAACGCCACCGGCACTGGCCGAGGAAGTGCTCCGAGAACTGGTGGGTCGCGCCTCCTTCGGACACATTCGTAGTGTGCTGAAGCCGTTGTTGACGTAAGTTACTCACCCGGATGCATTAACCACAGATGCTAATCAGTTGTTCGCCTCTTCTTATCAACAGTCATTTGGACCGTCATGAGCTGTGGGTGCCCAACACATTTGCGATCCATACATTCCGTATTGTCATGATCTCCATCCAGCCGCAGTACTCGTACACTGTGGTGGAGACGCTGATGCAGCATCTTGATAGCAACTTCAAGTCTTCGCCCAAAACACGCACATCGCTGGCTGTTGTGCTGTCGAAGATTATCGCCATAGCGGCGGGCGAAAGTGTTGGACCATCCGCCCTGGACATCATCAATAACCTGCTGACCCACCTCCGCACCAGCGTCAGCACCACCACCGAGATCACGCCGGAGGAGTCGCAGTACCAGGAGGCGCTGATCAACGCTCTGGGAGAGTTCGCCAACCACCATCCGGACTATCAGAAGATCGAAATCATGTTATTCATCATGAACACGGTGCCCGATCTCTCGAAGAAGAGTCGGGGCGATCAGATGCTACAGAACATACTGCTCAAGTCCCTGCTCAAAGTTGGCACCCAGTACAGCACTGTCTCGTTCGAGAAGGCATTCCCGGCCTCTTTCCTGCAGCCTCTGCTGAAGATGGCCCGGGCGCCTCATGATCCCACTCGAATGGTTGTTATGCAGATCTTCCAGGCGCTGCTCGACCGCCACCAGAACGAACAGGTGCTTAGCAGCGTCTCTGTGAAGCCATACCCTGCGCTGTCCCAGGAACCACCATCCCGCTCCGACATAATCTTCACGCATAAGTACGGAGCGAATATCATGCAGGCGCTCATCGACAGCATGGCCCTCTCGGATCGCGTTGACGCGCTGACCTCCAGCTTTAACACCGCCGCCCTGCTCATCGTGGAGATGTCCTGCAACGAAACAGTACAGGAGTTTCTGCTATTCATCTTGGGGTGAGTCATAGTGCTTACGTTTGGGAGCAATAAAATCTAATCTTTATATTCCGTTTCAGCATTCAGCAAGTAGCAAGTACTGTGGACACCCTGGGAAATGTGCATAAATGCAATTTGCACGCCATTTCCATTGCCCTGTTGGTGCTTATCTCACGAGTAAGTGGAATTAACAACCTTCTGGACTACGCCCAGAAAATTGTGGACGCGCGTCGCGAGGAAGCCACCCACTTCCTACCGCCCCTACTGGAGCCCAAGAAAATGTCCGGCAAGAACCTGAACCTGGCGCTCCCACACCTCTCCATTGATAAACTGGCGCTGGGAGAGTGCCTGCAAAACGCGGGCATGGATGCCCAGCGACTAAATACTGGCACCCCGTATACTCTTAACCAGACGGACCACCCGGGCCACCGTCACTCATGGGTGGAGTCCGTCAGCACTCAGCTAACGCAGCGAAACAGCTCGGCAGACCTCACCGTCTACAACGGGGACGTGGACAGCGTGAGCAGTTCCCCTGGTGTCTGCAAGAAGCTTTTAGCTCCGGAGTTCAACTTCGAGGCTATGAAGCGGGCTCTGGCAGAACCCACGGAGGCTGCCAAGAGGGAGCAGCGAGAACGCCAGATGCAGATTGTGCGGAACTTCCGAGAAGGTGAATTTGACGATCTGATGAGACGCACTGAACCCAAGGTGAGATCTTGAACTGCGAGTTAGATAACGTGATAAtaaattctcttttttatctGATTCCAGCACGATCTCATTCAGAATCGCCTAAACGAGCTTTTTAATTCCCTGGCCGTGGAACGACAGATCACGCAGAGCGACAATAAGGCGGCTCAACTGCAGGCGAGCAATGAGAAGCCCATCTATGAGACGAACTTCCCCGAACTCTTTTATTACTAAATGGTATTATGTAAACCGGACTACATTCCGGCGATTATTCTGTACGGAATCAATGTATATTCATAATCCGAAAGCGAATTTGTTTGGTGTGTATGGGATGTATATGGGAactagataaattttattaaatttttcgtTGTTAATTGCAAACAATTGAATTGTTAAAATACCCTGCATATGTACTTTGAATTAATTGttatacaaatataatatatatgtatacgcAGTTGTTGGGGCATTCAGTCAAAATTTCAGACCAAAATGGGACGGACGAAAATCAAGTGCCGTCGGAGATCGAAGCCCTGTGCAGCCATCTGCAATGCGACTCGGAACCAGTCGTTCCGTGCTGGGGAGCATGTTTATAAAGGCGGCGGGCGTAACCCTTTCTTCAGGTTTCTGGTCCATTTCCGAAGGTGCAACCGAGAATGGCTGCAAGGCCTGCCAGCGACCGAGGTGTCTATCATGGCAGGCACATTGTGGCGATGTATGTGCCCGAAGGAGAAGGAGCCGTATGTGGAAGCAGCCCGCAAGTCCAGATACATGTACTGGGCGCGTAGCCAGAGGATAAATTGGTTTCTCAGAACCCTTCGAGACTCATGTCGTGAGAGTAAAACCCAATGCCAGTCTAGCTGGCTGCTGTTGAACGCCATTGTGTCCTGGCGGCAGTTTGTCATACAAGATCTGTTCAATTTTGATGTCAAATAAAAATCGAATCGTTGTAATTAGGTGTAAACTTTAATAAATCACTCAAGGTAATGGTTACTGTGCGTACATGAAGCGAGTAAAAATGTGTTAGGACAGTTAGTTAGATGCGTTGAACATACAATTTCCGAATACGCTTTTCTATATATTAGTTACTTGCCACGTTACTTGTTACTTAAACATAACAATCACATCTTTAAACGCTGAATCATTTAAAACTACGTTTTGCAACATCTACGTAGGTGCGAGGGCACTAGAGTGTGCTCTTACTCTAAGAATTGATAGTGGTTGGCCATTATTACAATCTAATAATGATGTAAAcgatatacaaaaatatagaTTTTCGCATACCAGACGATCTCTGATACGCTAGCGATGAATGTACAATTATGCGGATTGAGTGCCAATCGCAGTGGCGATAAAAGAATTTACAATTAAAAACTACATCGAGGCCCGGTAACAACGTTAACGAGTAAATGAACAAAAACTGGTGGTACTGGTAGTGGTGGATTGAGTGGACAATTGGTTGGAGCGCGCTCAGCACGCCCGGTCGCCGCAAATGGCGTCCGCATCGCTTGCCGACCAGGCGATTCGCGGCCGTGCTGCTGGCGATGACGGCGTCGATGGTCCAGAGTCGCCAATGAAGACCGCCGAGTCGTCGGCACTGGCTGGTGTGAGTGGTCTTTCGCAGTCGGCACCAATTTCCGAAATGGGATCAGAAAGAGACGTCGTCCCGTCCTCGCTATACGGCACAACTTCCTTGAAACTTTGATTCGGTGGGTTTACCACCAACATGTTGATGGAGATTAGAAGCGGATGCACCAGCTTTGGATCGAGAACCATGAGCGGCACCTCCTCGTTTTTCTCCAGACTCAGGGTGCAGATCTCGGAGGTCTGTGTGAAGACAGGCTGTCGGCGGGCATTTATAGAGGTCACCGTAGTCCGAACCATGAACTTTCTCCGCGTCTGCAGGCTCAGCACCCGCTCGTGCTCATGCCGGTGATGGCGCCGAATGTTGAGACGGCGCGAGTCCATTATCAGGATGAGATCCATGCCAAAGTTGAAGCCCGTCCAGCGCCATTTTTGATAGCCAGGCTCGAGGAGTAGGCGCCCACACCGCATGCAGTTCTCAAAGAACTGCTCGTCGTCCAGCTGCGTCGGACTGCTGTAATTTCGGAAGAAAGATAATGCTATAGTTTGTGGataaaaaaagggggataGCATCTTACCAATCCTCCTGCCCGTGATCTATCCGCAGCAACGCCTCCCAGTGGCTGTGAATGTGACGGTAGAGCCACTCTTTGGGTATGATGTTATCATTGTATATGATCTTTAGATCCATGTAGTGATTCGTCAGGTACTGTGTGCGAAGCCTCTGAAAGACACGAATGTACGGCTGTCCCTCTGGCGTGGCCAGGAACGAACGCTCCTCCATTCGGTTAGTGAAATACGTCCACTGTACGACGTCCACGCTGGGCGTGTGAGTTTCCACGCCGGCATTGGCTAGCCGCTCCTGCGTTTTCAGTGCCTCGGCCCGCTGCACCGGGTCTTCGGGATCATAGTCGGGATGTATTCGCAGGAACATCCAAGTGCGCAGCAGGGTATACAATGAGAACTCGGTCTGCATCACGTACAGATCGTGGCTGGCGGTCAGAGCGCTCATCAGTTCGATTGAGATCTGCCTCAGGAGATTGGGGAACTTGCTGTATATGCTCAGTAGGTTTATTTGGAACCACTGGAAGGTGGATTTCTTGACTCCAACGACTCCGTATTGGCAGGCAGCCTCGTAGTACTGGATGGCTGTCTCCGGACTTATGGAGTCCACCATAACCTCGGAGCACTTGTCGATAATGCCGTCCAGATGGAAGAGCGTCGCCGTCGCTAACACTGGAATAACGTCCGCAGGTTCTATTTCAATCTCATCGGAGTACATCGATCCAAAGACGGCGTCCAGACTGGCCACGGTTATTCGATCGTCGAGGATCGTTATCTGGACAAAGTTCTGCTGCGCCTCCCGCCACGTTCCGTTGAACATGGTGTAGAAGTAGGGACTCTGGCTCAGGTACACCTTGTGCAAATGCCACACCTTGTCCAGAGCCATGACAGCTACGTCGGAGTTCTGCTGCTCCTTGAACAGGGCTTTGTATATATACTGGGTGGTGGTTAGCAGCTTTTTCCTACGGAATAAGAGTTCATTTAGAAGTATGGAATGGAATATCGATGTAAGCCACTAACTTTTTTGGCACCGTGGCGTCCAGGTGGGCCTGCTCATCCGCCCCCGCCGAAGAGTCGGTGCTCCGCCTCCGCTTTCGCCGGCCACTAAACACGTCGGCTACGTTGCTCTGCATGGATCCCATGATCTGACCCATGGCTCAATGCTGGCACAGGAATTCCCGCTCTGAAAAGAACCCAGATACATATGTAGATGTGAGATATGTTggcatttgtttgtttacaaatttttGTAAGGGATCTGGGTCGTCGTGGATTATCGATCTGACAGGTTGCGTGTTGATAGCGAGCGCCCTAAAATGTAACCCAACCGGTTGACCCACTTTCGTTCCGCCAAACTGTAACGCCAGTCTCTGTAACGGAGTGGATGGGATACACCTTCCCGGGTGGGCGACAATTCATGTGGGTGGTCACAAATAATACCCATAGAGCTTGCGCCCTGAACCGGACGGAAAACGCATCCAATCATCAATGACTCTGCCACTCTGTAATGATGATGTCACCGCGCATCTTGGCCGCGTGCGAGAAAGCCATACGACAGTTGTAATGAAGTCCCACGCGAAAGGGGGAACTATCAGACATGAAATATTGGATCTTTCTTTTGATAAGCAAGTGTTTCTTCATAAAAGTATGGTGTCTAGAGTGTCTAGTTTGAGAGGGAATttgaataaacaaataaattaaaagtataATTGATGTGTAGTTACTTTATCAGTTTCAGATACCATTTTGAAGGAACTCATAACTCTCTCACAGGTATTATCTATCCCTCAACCAACAGATAACGAATGAAAGCCACGGAAAAGTGGTCTTACCAACACGAACTCCACTGTATTTCCAAAAAAGATTCGTAAGGGGGGCAGGTTCTATAATTAGAACAAGATCAAACGAGGGCGATTCCATACCATACCCATTGGAAGCAGTCGTGCTTTGTCGGCGGACAATTACTGGAGCTGGACGAGTGTTGTAACCATGTCAAGGCCGCAGCGGAAGCTACtcatgctgctgctgcccataaataaacaaacgaGCGCACATTAGCGATGTTGCCTGTGCTTTCGACACCTCGACAGCCGCGACTCTCATTGATATGGACGACGAGACAATCAGGCTCTATAATCGTCCGATGATTGTATCGGACTCTTAAACCCATCTTGGAAAAGTGGTTGGAGGGGGGCTGGGCTGAGGTGGGAGATGAGTGGTTGGGGTGGGGGCGCGGTGGGCTGGTCGACAGCAGATGGCGAGTTTGTTTTGGTGCGGCGCAGTTCCGAAAACAAAAGTAAACTATCCAAAACCGGTTCCCGGAGCATGTATTTCTTATAAGACCAAAACAAGACTGAGGATTGCAGCGCTTCAAATTACGTCATCACTTGGagtcggattcggattcggagaGAGTGCGAAACGACAGGCGGAGAGCCAGTACTGGGAAGGGTGGGGAGGCTAAAGGAGCTCCTTTCTAAATATACCTCGATTTTTTCCAGGTCGTTTCTGcgattcaaaaaataaatcattaaaTAAGGAATTTCATGCTctaaataaagaaaatcatGGTTGTTAAGTTCCAGACTTAGAAATAggacaaaatacaaaaaaattaactataaaaaataaaaaattaatgttgCCCAAGGAGTTAACGGCTAAATAACGTGGGTAATCGTCGAAAGAAGCCAACAAGCATGGGCGGAGATTCGAACTCACGACTCAACAGTTTCGTTTCAAAGGTACAGGGGCCCTTCCAGCCACTTAGACCACAGCGCCACCGCAGCTAGAAGGCTGACGGCGTCAAAAAACGAACATGAGTGGAGGTACCTTGTTTATGACCCCCCGAATCAGCTGGGGCCTCAAACCCTATCCGATTGGCAGACCGAAAACATTGTTGATTCGCAAAACATGGTTTACGACTAGCTGTTGTTTGGCGCTGATAACACGAACCGCCACACATCGTGATATGAACTCGACCCACCAGACACCACAAGAGACCATCGAACCACCAAAAACGGACTATTTCTCTTTATCCCAAGTTTCGTGGATGAGCAGAGTGCAGTTAATTCGAGTCTATAAATAGCAAACAAAAGTGAATTCGGTGTGACGTAGTTGGGAAATGCAGCAGGGGTGTGAGGGAGCAACAAAGAGAAAATCAGAGAGCACATCGTGCAGAACTGATAAACGGAACTTACTGTAAATGTGCAGTTACCGTTGcgcgttttttttatataactGCAATTGCACTCCACGTTCACTAATTCGccgataaataaatatatgcacTGATTATAGTCCGATGAAGGCGTGCGAGCCCAAGTATTCAGTTCGTTCCCGAGTCTCTCTGTTTCTGTTTGTATGCAGTTTCTTTCCCTTCCAACATgagcaaaaacaaacataagTGTGACCGTAGTCGATTTtgataaatattcaaatatttttaaatctggtattaaaaaacaaactttGTTATTTAAATAGAACTctctttaattattatttatttattagttaATAATACAAACAGAATATTTAAAGTATTATTAAAAGGACAGCTATGAATGAATGAAGAAATAGCCATCACAATTTTTACTTTAATTTCATACAAGATACTTTGAAACGCTGTATTACTTatataaaaagaataaaagcttgagaaaattgtttatttaaatttatcgTTGTCCTAGTTCTGCAAATTTCGAGTTAAAACatcattttgttttgaaaaatcaaatttttcagTGCTGCCAATACTGTTAATTTTGTGAGACCGTTGTTTTGGGATTTTTGCTCTTGCGAAGAAAAGAGGGATTTTCTTCGCTGCGCAGcagttaaataaaattgaatacaCCAAAATTGGACACAAATCAAACTGAAAAGCTGCTCGAGTTGCATTATTACATACATCCGAGGTAGGAGATAAGTGAATCAAACGAAATTGGCAAATCAATTGCGTAAAGTGTTGGATGGAAAATTTTCAAGGGAACCGTGAAAAGTGGCACACAAtaacaaatacacacacatttaCTTAATTGGGGTTTCgcggttgtgtgtgtgttgtgtgtgggGCACAGAAATAAACACAATTATTGCAATGCTCTGAACTCTTTATTGCCTTCGTTCTCTTTCGCAGTTTGTGGGGCGAGCAATGTTTAGGATCCACTTAAAAATGGGTCCGCAACGCAACCAGCTCCACggcaccaccgccgccgctaacaacaacaatggcaacAACGCCGCTACCACCAGTAGCAACATTCGTCACCTGAAGGAGTTTACCTGCTGCTTTGGCCTGCATGTTCACACCGCCACCCTGATGATCGGCTTGTGGCACCTGGTAAGCAAAACAACTAATAAAAACGATTCCTTAATGCCCATGCCCCTTGACCTTTGAAAGGAGGTGCAACGCGTAGGCGGTGGGTGTACGTATACACACCTGTCCCAGCGGATATACACAAATACTTGCTTGCAGTGCCACCCACGCATGCAACTCTCATTGCCTGTGCGAAAAATTTGACCCTGTTCAGTGTCGGCGAAGGGGAAAAATCAATTTCCCAATTGCCCAGTTTCCGACAAACTGTGACCCCCCCCCCCCAGTGACTCTGAAACTTCAACTCACTTTCCCCCATTGTGACGTCAATGGGGGAGTACGTGATGAGGTAGTGCGTCATTTGATCAAATTTGCCTAAAAATAAGATCAAAGCATGACAATTTCTTCGTGCAGCGGAAGTTTCACCATCGGGGGAAGCTTCATTGTCTAAAACTAACCTTTCACAAGCTCGTGACTTTGCATAAACAATTGTTACACTGGAAAAAATACATTGGCTGGAAAAGCGTTTCCCTTGCTCTACTTGggtagaaaaaataatagttatAGTTTGCCATatcattattttattgaataatattctattttttcatcattatttatagatttttctcagtgtagcATGTGAATTGCTGATCTGCTTATTTCGTTTATaatgcgtttgttgtgataCCGGGCATTTATGGGCGGTCAGGTCACGTTTCATGGCAGAACTCTCCCTCACATGCGCTACCCCAATGATAACAGTTTGAGGAGCACTGGA
Coding sequences:
- the LOC6495416 gene encoding protein EFR3 homolog cmp44E isoform X3, with the protein product MKPSKGCCGCCSALRPRYKRLVDNIFPVNPEDGLVKSNMEKLTFYSLSSPDKLDRIGEYLYQKATKDINRKRYKLAEIAMEAMDLLLQACHAQTTLNLFVESFLRMVQKLLEDSNPNLKIMATNSFVKFANINEDTPSYHRRYDFFISKFSSMCHSDAASLRDSLRLAGIKGLQGVIRKTVSDDLVENIWEAQHMEKIVPSLLFNMQFCVNVMFVKKNLLASGDLTPVEDATNVTPPALAEEVLRELVGRASFGHIRSVLKPLLTHLDRHELWVPNTFAIHTFRIVMISIQPQYSYTVVETLMQHLDSNFKSSPKTRTSLAVVLSKIIAIAAGESVGPSALDIINNLLTHLRTSVSTTTEITPEESQYQEALINALGEFANHHPDYQKIEIMLFIMNTVPDLSKKSRGDQMLQNILLKSLLKVGTQYSTVSFEKAFPASFLQPLLKMARAPHDPTRMVVMQIFQALLDRHQNEQVLSSVSVKPYPALSQEPPSRSDIIFTHKYGANIMQALIDSMALSDRVDALTSSFNTAALLIVEMSCNETVQEFLLFILGIQQVASTVDTLGNVHKCNLHAISIALLVLISRVSGINNLLDYAQKIVDARREEATHFLPPLLEPKKMSGKNLNLALPHLSIDKLALGECLQNAGMDAQRLNTGTPYTLNQTDHPGHRHSWVESVSTQLTQRNSSADLTVYNGDVDSVSSSPGVCKKLLAPEFNFEAMKRALAEPTEAAKREQRERQMQIVRNFREGEFDDLMRRTEPKHDLIQNRLNELFNSLAVERQITQSDNKAAQLQASNEKPIYETNFPELFYY